From a single Gimesia fumaroli genomic region:
- a CDS encoding DUF1583 domain-containing protein produces MTCIPKKSIRCVFLLGILLCSSHVEAEEFTYDFATAEWEPLVFRAIGTKATPPGKQTEGGMLLTAPDEKSKKTQVGYATRFAVKGDFEITVGYKMRQIARPEKGYGTGLMVKLFKTDNERANFSRSMKADGEQKLSTAMWVKKKDAWTPLVERVPSEESSGELKLVRKNATLTFLVKEGDALEFKELRQVRFGPEPLKRIEIMADTGGDQQPVKVLLTKLTMNAKEMLHSAAPLPEVKTVWTVWTISGIAVAILVVLLGTILWYQRR; encoded by the coding sequence ATGACGTGCATTCCAAAGAAATCCATTCGATGTGTATTCCTGTTGGGAATTCTGCTCTGTTCCAGCCATGTGGAGGCGGAAGAATTCACCTATGATTTTGCGACCGCCGAGTGGGAACCGCTGGTTTTCAGAGCCATCGGTACCAAAGCCACTCCTCCAGGCAAGCAGACTGAAGGAGGGATGCTGCTGACGGCTCCCGACGAGAAATCGAAAAAAACACAAGTCGGCTACGCAACACGTTTTGCCGTGAAGGGCGATTTTGAAATTACCGTGGGTTATAAAATGCGACAGATTGCGCGCCCCGAAAAAGGGTATGGCACGGGCCTGATGGTAAAGCTGTTCAAAACCGATAATGAACGGGCCAACTTTTCGCGCTCCATGAAAGCAGACGGCGAGCAGAAATTATCCACGGCAATGTGGGTCAAAAAGAAGGATGCCTGGACGCCGCTGGTTGAACGCGTTCCGTCGGAAGAGAGTTCGGGTGAACTGAAACTGGTTCGTAAAAATGCCACGCTGACGTTCCTCGTAAAAGAGGGAGACGCGCTGGAATTCAAAGAACTCAGACAGGTCCGCTTTGGACCGGAACCACTAAAACGGATTGAGATCATGGCAGACACGGGCGGCGATCAACAGCCGGTCAAGGTGTTGTTGACCAAGCTCACGATGAATGCCAAAGAAATGCTGCACTCAGCCGCACCGCTACCGGAAGTGAAAACCGTTTGGACCGTCTGGACCATTTCAGGCATCGCAGTCGCAATTCTCGTCGTTCTTCTCGGCACTATCCTCTGGTACCAGCGGCGTTAG
- a CDS encoding ADP-ribosylglycohydrolase family protein, giving the protein MIDRSRGTLIGLAVGDALGAAVEFDAPGSFAPVTGYRSGGPHGLEAGEWTDDTSMALALAESIAQTGWDLNDQASRYVQWWKQGTYSVNGRCFDIGMTVMRALSHFSADQDALASGDPSEYASGNGSIMRLAPVPIRYAPLYATDLPAFSKLAEESSLPTHPSEQCLSACRYLACVLAALIHGEPREQVLSPNWQTLQQLNEIKPLHPLVQEIAEGSFRQKQPPEIKGSGWVIKSLEAALWAFHDADSFEDAVLKAVNLGDDADTTGAICGQLAGACWGESKIPQSLRAGLARKDMLELALVGILEE; this is encoded by the coding sequence ATGATAGACCGAAGCAGAGGCACCTTGATCGGACTGGCTGTGGGAGATGCGCTGGGGGCTGCTGTTGAGTTCGATGCCCCGGGCAGCTTTGCGCCCGTGACCGGATATCGAAGTGGTGGGCCGCATGGGCTCGAAGCGGGAGAGTGGACCGACGACACCAGTATGGCACTTGCTCTCGCAGAGAGTATCGCTCAAACCGGTTGGGACTTGAATGATCAAGCAAGCCGATATGTGCAATGGTGGAAGCAAGGTACATATTCCGTCAATGGTCGCTGCTTCGATATTGGTATGACTGTGATGCGCGCGCTGTCCCATTTCTCTGCCGATCAAGATGCGCTCGCGTCAGGCGATCCTTCCGAATACGCCAGCGGCAACGGTTCGATCATGCGGCTGGCCCCGGTACCCATTCGATACGCGCCTCTTTATGCGACTGATCTGCCTGCGTTTTCAAAACTGGCGGAAGAATCGAGTCTGCCGACGCATCCCAGTGAGCAATGCCTGTCAGCGTGCCGCTATCTGGCCTGTGTGCTGGCAGCGCTCATTCACGGAGAACCGCGAGAGCAGGTTCTCTCTCCCAACTGGCAGACATTACAGCAACTCAACGAAATCAAGCCATTGCATCCGCTGGTTCAGGAAATCGCAGAAGGAAGTTTTCGTCAGAAACAGCCTCCTGAGATCAAGGGGTCCGGCTGGGTCATCAAAAGCCTGGAAGCCGCTTTATGGGCATTCCACGATGCCGATTCATTTGAGGACGCCGTATTGAAAGCCGTTAATCTGGGAGACGACGCCGACACCACCGGTGCGATCTGCGGACAACTGGCGGGCGCGTGCTGGGGTGAATCCAAGATCCCGCAAAGCTTGCGAGCAGGGCTGGCACGAAAAGATATGCTGGAGCTGGCACTCGTCGGCATTCTGGAGGAGTAG
- a CDS encoding PQQ-binding-like beta-propeller repeat protein, whose product MTDTNHTETDTNPPEEPETNAAAPAVVELKPLRIWPPVLLLIGMVVTRLAPQWMDSETVLSIMLSVFGPLVCGGLILVWWVLSSRATWKEKLSGLVIALVAGGATLALLDPTMLGPGVMLITGPMGMGLFGIAAVLVSRMRSVKRTVIIVACSVLGFAFSLLLRAEGMWGDYDMALAWRWTPTVEDKLLAREDVTPPADQTVLTAAMESALAKPEWPGFRGAMRDGVLTGVSLDTDWNSEVGSPLWKIPIGPGWSSFVVAGPLLFTQEQRGEEELIVCYNAETGAELWKQEIKARFFDALGGPGPRATPVLADGALYVMGASGHVLRLDPQTGEIVWQQDIRKIADREPPMWGFSSSPLVVDGTVFIYAGGKEQKGLLAFDTETGDLKWSSPAGDHSYSSPTLLTIADQPVIAMLTNKELTLLDPAEGTVLLNYDCPSEGQRTLQPQLVGENEIMIATGMGKGIQKIRVTNNDGKWTAEEVWIAPRLKPDFNDFVIYEGHAYGFDGTIFTCIDLKEGKRKWKGGRYGKGQVLLVKDSGHLLVISEQGEIVLLKADPSGHAELATFPALDGKTWNHPVLIGDRLYVRNSEQAAAYRLPVVK is encoded by the coding sequence ATGACAGACACCAATCACACGGAAACCGACACCAATCCACCAGAAGAACCTGAAACGAATGCAGCGGCTCCTGCTGTGGTTGAATTGAAGCCATTGCGGATTTGGCCGCCGGTTTTATTGCTGATCGGAATGGTCGTAACCCGGTTGGCGCCGCAGTGGATGGACTCGGAAACAGTGCTGTCGATCATGCTGTCGGTATTCGGGCCGCTGGTTTGTGGCGGCCTGATTTTGGTCTGGTGGGTGTTGTCCAGCCGTGCGACGTGGAAGGAAAAGTTGAGCGGGTTGGTTATCGCTCTAGTTGCGGGGGGCGCGACGCTGGCGCTGCTTGATCCTACCATGCTGGGGCCGGGGGTGATGTTGATTACCGGGCCGATGGGAATGGGGCTGTTCGGGATCGCGGCGGTGCTGGTTTCCCGTATGCGATCTGTGAAGCGAACAGTGATTATTGTCGCTTGTTCGGTACTCGGCTTTGCCTTTTCCCTGTTGCTCCGCGCGGAAGGGATGTGGGGCGACTACGACATGGCGCTGGCCTGGCGGTGGACGCCGACGGTGGAAGACAAGTTGCTGGCAAGAGAAGACGTGACGCCTCCTGCAGATCAGACTGTTCTGACAGCGGCGATGGAGTCAGCGCTGGCGAAACCGGAGTGGCCCGGCTTTCGCGGCGCGATGCGCGACGGAGTCTTGACGGGTGTGTCCCTCGATACCGACTGGAATTCGGAAGTGGGATCGCCGCTATGGAAGATTCCGATTGGGCCTGGCTGGTCTTCGTTTGTGGTCGCCGGCCCGTTGCTGTTTACCCAGGAACAACGGGGCGAGGAGGAATTGATCGTCTGTTACAATGCGGAGACGGGAGCTGAACTCTGGAAGCAGGAAATCAAAGCCCGCTTTTTTGATGCGCTGGGCGGACCCGGACCGCGGGCGACTCCTGTGCTGGCGGACGGCGCTCTGTATGTCATGGGGGCCAGTGGGCATGTGTTACGACTCGATCCGCAGACCGGCGAGATCGTCTGGCAGCAGGACATTCGCAAAATTGCGGACCGGGAACCGCCGATGTGGGGCTTCAGTTCTTCGCCGCTGGTGGTGGACGGAACGGTTTTCATTTACGCGGGCGGTAAAGAACAGAAAGGGCTGTTGGCCTTTGATACTGAAACCGGGGATCTGAAATGGTCGTCTCCCGCCGGCGATCACTCTTACAGCTCCCCGACACTGTTGACAATCGCCGATCAACCCGTGATCGCGATGCTGACGAACAAGGAACTGACGCTGCTCGATCCCGCCGAAGGTACGGTCCTGCTGAACTATGATTGTCCCTCGGAGGGTCAACGTACGCTACAACCCCAACTCGTGGGCGAGAATGAAATCATGATTGCGACCGGCATGGGAAAAGGCATTCAGAAAATTCGCGTTACGAACAACGACGGAAAATGGACGGCAGAAGAGGTATGGATTGCGCCCCGACTCAAGCCGGACTTTAATGACTTTGTGATCTACGAAGGGCATGCCTACGGTTTTGACGGCACAATTTTTACCTGCATTGATCTCAAAGAGGGAAAACGCAAGTGGAAAGGCGGCCGGTACGGGAAAGGCCAGGTGCTGCTGGTCAAAGATTCGGGGCATCTGCTGGTGATCAGCGAACAAGGCGAAATCGTGTTACTCAAAGCAGACCCCTCAGGACATGCAGAGTTGGCAACGTTTCCCGCCCTGGATGGCAAAACCTGGAATCATCCGGTGCTGATCGGAGACCGATTGTATGTCCGCAACTCCGAACAGGCGGCCGCGTATCGACTGCCGGTTGTGAAGTAA
- a CDS encoding HpcH/HpaI aldolase family protein, with amino-acid sequence MLVKKLKDKLIKGETVYGSLFQYSVVPAMVESIPKNSLDFVIVTPEHTTLDLAEFLPLRYALNSKGIVCLARTHSRDAADVARVCDTFDGVVVPYVEEYEQAQELAAAAVYRPLKGIVLDKVLKTGKFVNQKTADYIEKKNENTLFIPMIESVPGIENLEKICSIPGVHAVFVGPGDLTTNMGIPGEYDNPDLIAAIQKVIDVANQQHVAAGCWFGTTKQAVRTIRQGARLVVYANDGLMMQHAMESAFSELRKG; translated from the coding sequence ATGCTGGTGAAGAAGTTGAAAGACAAACTGATTAAAGGTGAGACCGTATATGGTTCACTGTTTCAGTATTCCGTGGTGCCGGCGATGGTCGAGTCGATTCCGAAGAACTCGCTCGACTTTGTGATCGTCACACCCGAACATACCACGCTCGATCTCGCCGAGTTCCTGCCGCTGCGGTATGCGTTGAATTCCAAAGGCATCGTCTGTCTGGCCCGTACGCACAGCCGTGATGCCGCGGATGTCGCCCGCGTCTGTGATACCTTCGACGGCGTGGTCGTTCCCTATGTCGAAGAATACGAACAAGCACAGGAACTGGCGGCGGCTGCCGTCTATCGGCCGTTGAAAGGGATCGTGCTGGACAAGGTGCTCAAGACGGGCAAGTTCGTGAATCAGAAAACGGCCGACTACATTGAGAAGAAGAACGAGAACACGCTGTTCATTCCAATGATCGAATCGGTGCCCGGCATCGAAAACCTGGAAAAGATCTGTTCGATTCCCGGCGTCCATGCGGTCTTCGTCGGGCCGGGTGATCTGACGACGAACATGGGCATCCCCGGCGAATATGACAACCCCGATCTGATCGCCGCCATTCAGAAGGTGATTGACGTCGCCAATCAACAGCATGTCGCCGCCGGTTGCTGGTTTGGCACAACGAAGCAGGCCGTCCGCACGATCCGCCAGGGTGCCCGACTGGTCGTGTATGCCAACGACGGCCTGATGATGCAACACGCGATGGAAAGCGCCTTCAGTGAACTGCGCAAGGGCTGA
- a CDS encoding alpha/beta hydrolase family protein — protein sequence MKPLPITLAILSAAILSATSAIQAETYNPLENPKAKLPEPIDVTIHDASRQRDIPLRIYLPTQSKPAPVVLFSHGLGGARTGSQYLGKHWAARGYAVVYLQHYGSDETIWKEVALRQRIKALKGAASLQNSLDRYQDVPAVLDQLTKWNTDEKHRFHQRFDLKRIGMSGHSFGAVTTQGVSGQSWRFAGKRFTDPRIKAANMFSPSVQGRANPELSFGQVSIPWLLLTGTKDTSPINDTTVENRRQVYQGLPNTIDKYELVLSDAQHSAFSDGRQRLGVPPRNPQHHPVILAVTTAFWDTYLKQNPDARNWLQGKPCRHLLAPQDEWQFEKAK from the coding sequence ATGAAACCTCTGCCCATCACACTCGCGATTCTCTCAGCAGCAATCCTTTCAGCCACCAGTGCGATCCAGGCAGAAACATACAACCCACTGGAAAATCCGAAAGCGAAACTGCCCGAACCGATCGACGTCACCATCCACGATGCATCACGACAGCGCGATATTCCACTGCGAATTTACCTGCCGACACAATCGAAACCCGCACCCGTCGTTCTCTTCAGTCACGGACTCGGCGGCGCGCGCACTGGCTCTCAATATCTGGGAAAACACTGGGCGGCCCGCGGCTATGCCGTCGTGTATCTTCAACATTACGGCAGCGATGAAACGATTTGGAAAGAGGTGGCGCTGAGGCAACGAATCAAAGCTCTCAAAGGAGCCGCATCGCTGCAAAACAGTCTTGATCGTTATCAGGATGTACCAGCTGTGCTGGACCAGCTCACCAAATGGAATACCGATGAGAAACATCGTTTCCATCAACGCTTCGATTTGAAACGCATCGGCATGTCGGGGCACTCCTTCGGAGCCGTCACGACGCAGGGAGTCAGCGGCCAGTCCTGGCGATTCGCAGGCAAGCGATTTACAGACCCGCGTATCAAAGCCGCCAACATGTTCAGTCCCAGTGTTCAAGGCCGCGCCAACCCCGAACTGTCATTTGGTCAGGTATCCATCCCCTGGCTGTTACTCACCGGCACCAAAGATACGTCACCCATCAACGACACCACGGTGGAAAATCGCCGCCAGGTCTATCAGGGATTGCCCAACACCATTGATAAATACGAACTCGTTCTATCCGATGCACAACACTCCGCCTTCTCCGATGGCAGACAGCGCTTGGGAGTTCCCCCTCGCAACCCCCAGCATCATCCTGTGATCCTCGCCGTCACCACCGCTTTCTGGGACACCTATCTGAAACAGAATCCAGATGCCCGCAATTGGCTCCAGGGAAAACCCTGCCGACATCTCCTCGCCCCCCAGGACGAATGGCAGTTTGAAAAAGCAAAATAG